A region from the Andrena cerasifolii isolate SP2316 chromosome 9, iyAndCera1_principal, whole genome shotgun sequence genome encodes:
- the LOC143373151 gene encoding uncharacterized protein LOC143373151 — MSLVNNATFATGSDPVDETNSHASNAAPTVSAMTPVVNRVSIRVPPFWPEQPGVWFHQIEAQFAINGVTADTTKFYYVMSQLESKYALEVKDIFDSPPTTDKYGTLKRELVRRLSASQSARIRQLLEQEEIGDRTPSQFLRRMRDLAGTTVSDDFLRTLWASRLPAMTRAIVTAQTDLGLNKLAEIGDQIHEGTGRTQVASVAPDTVSDALLRRLESMELRIAELSRARPRDRFDGGPRRRSGSRGGRRSLSPAAKEHCWYHRVFGDKAAKCRPGCKYSAGNEKNRH; from the coding sequence ATGTCACTAGTGAATAACGCAACCTTCGCGACCGGTAGTGATCCTGTCGACGAAACGAATTCCCATGCTTCGAATGCCGCCCCTACGGTTTCTGCCATGACGCCGGTAGTGAATCGCGTTAGTATTCGCGTTCCGCCGTTCTGGCCAGAGCAACCCGGTGTGTGGTTCCACCAAATAGAGGCTCAGTTCGCGATAAATGGTGTTACGGCGGATACCACAAAGTTTTACTATGTGATGTCGCAATTAGAGTCCAAGTATGCGTTGGAAGTTAAAGATATTTTCGACTCTCCGCCGACGACCGACAAGTACGGAACATTGAAGAGGGAACTCGTTCGACGGTTGTCTGCATCGCAATCGGCACGGATTCGGCAGCTCCTGGAGCAGGAAGAGATTGGGGACAGAACTCCGTCCCAGTTTCTCCGGCGTATGAGGGATCTGGCAGGTAccactgtgtcggatgattttctACGGACATTGTGGGCCAGTCGACTACCCGCGATGACTCGTGCCATTGTGACAGCACAAACGGACCTGGGGTTGAACAAATTGGCAGAAATTGGTGACCAGATTCACGAAGGTACGGGGCGAACGCAAGTGGCGAGTGTGGCGCCAGACACGGTCTCAGATGCTTTGTTAAGACGCCTGGAAAGTATGGAGCTGAGAATAGCGGAGTTATCGAGGGCACGTCCGCGCGATCGCTTCGACGGTGGACCTCGCCGGCGGTCGGGGTCGCGTGGTGGTAGGCGTTCTCTTTCGCCAGCAGCAAAGGAACACTGCTGGTACCATCGAGTATTCGGGGACAAGGCAGCGAAGTGCCGCCCCGGGTGTAAATATTCGGCGGGAAACGAGAAGAATCGGCACTGA